The genomic window TTTTTAGACACTCTGGAGCCATTTAGCTTCACAAACAGCGCATGTGATTTTTCGTACAGAAACAGTATTTTTAAAAATAAGCTAAAAGGAAAAACCATTATTACCTCCGTTGAATTTGTACTTGGCAAGCAGGGAAAAATAAAAACGGATTATGCCGGTGTAAAAGAAGAGGTATTTAGGTTAGGCAAACCTACATTAAAAAATGCGCGGCAAGCCATTATTAATATCAGGGAATCCAAACTGCCCGATCCTGAATTAGTAGGTAATGCAGGTAGTTTTTTTAAAAACCCCGTTGTAAAAAGCGCGGTAGCCAACGCCATTGCTCTTGATTACCCTGATGCACCCATTTATAAAGTGGATGATCAATTTGCCAAAATACCTGCCGGATGGATGATAGAACAATGCGGGTGGAAAGGGAAAAGTATGGGTAATGCAGCAGTACATAAAAATCAAGCGCTGGTACTTATTAATAAAACCGGTAAAGCTACCGGTGAAGAAATGTTGGCGCTGGCACTGGAAATAGAAAGATCAGTTAAGTTGAAGTTTGGTATAGAGATAAATAAAGAAGTAAACGTGGTGTAAAATCATGCAACAACGGTTTGATAAAAATTAATTGTAAAACAATTTGAACCACAGTCTGTTTTATCAGTTAAACCAACATTAAAAAACATGAAAAAAATATTCTTAGCCTTAGCTGTAACTGTATTTATGCTATTATCCGCCTGTGGTGGAAGTCAAACCAAGGATAACAAACAAGCATCCGAATCTGCAAGCATGCCTACGACCGAAGTTTTGGAATCAGTAACAATCGAATTAGAAGGTCATGATAACATGAAGTATACCGGCGATACCAAAGTTAAAGTGAAAGCCGGCCAGAAAATTATATTGACACTAAACAATGTAGGTCAATTACCTAAAGAAGCTATGGGACATAATGTAGTAGTGCTGACTTTGGGAACTGATGTAGCTAATTTTGGCACGGAAGCTATAAAGGCCAAGGACGATGATTATATCCCTGCAAATTTAGCATCTTCCATTATTGCACACACTAAATTATTAGGACCGGGCGAAACTGATTCTATTACTTTTCGGCTCGATACCCCCGGTGTTTACGACTATATATGCACTTTCCCGGGGCATTGGGCAACAATGAGAGGAACAATAACGGTACAATAGTGGTCGTAAAAAACAATTTAGTTTAGTTTCATCCTTTGAATAAGTAATACCATTTTTATAAATTTTAAAATGGTGCTTGTCTGATCGCCCGTTTTTCCCAAACCCTTGAACAGACATTACCTATGTATAAGTTGCTAAAAAGCAGACAATTGAGTAAGTTTGAGGCAAACTAAGATAGCAGAACATATCTCTTATTAAAAACCAAATAAAATTATGACGCACTCACTTAGCCCCGGATTAAACTTATCGCAAAAATACACTATTACCGAGCAGGATTTGGCTTCCACATTAAAAACAAGCCAGGTAGCCTACGCCTCTACCCCATCGTTAATTGTATTGATAGAAAAGGTAATATGCACCTTGATACAGGATTTAATTGGAAAGGAAAAAACCACGGTGAGTGCCGAGATAAATATGAAACATCTAATACCTATGGCCGCCGGAGAGGAAGTTACCTGCTCGGTACATCTTAAGTTTGTTGAAGGCAATAAATTATTTTTTGACTTTGCCCTATTTACAACGGATGAAGATGTAGTGGCCATAGGAGCACACGAACGAGCTATTGTTAAAAAGGATGAGTATTGATGTATTAGATCGTTACAGGTTAGAAAGTAGAGGTTAGAGAGTTAGAAATTAGAGGTTAGAAATTAGAAGTTAGAAAGTAGAGGTTAGAGAGTTAGAAATTAGAGGTTAGGCTTGCTTACTAAAACCTTACTATCAATACATTAACCCATATTTTGGAACTTGAAAAAATGCGACATTGATTAGTTTATATCGTTTAAAATTTTCGCACGGTTACCTGCTTATTATCGTTTACAAAGCGGTTTATAAGTATTCGGGCATCCTGATTGTCGCTGTACAAAGTAATTCCCTGCACCACTTCGTCGAGCGAGCTGAAAGCGGCATCCTTAGCTACCCATCCAAAACCCATGTACCTGCCCTCTTTTACCACAACTACTGAAAGCTCGTCCACATCTCTACCTTTATCCGTCAGCAAAAAACTATCATATTTGTACCGCAGCAGTTCAATTAGTTCCTGCGCTCTGCTATTGTATTTATGGCATGGCTCCTCGCCAACGCAGGCACCTTTACAAATATTTAACTGGTACTGAAAACAGGCCGTGGCCGAGTCAGACAGTCCACATAGCTTTTGACACAATCCATATTCCTCTACTTTAGCAAACAAAAAGTCTTTAGCATTTTTCGCCGATTCAAAAGAGCTGATAGGGCTTATACGGCCATCGTTGCGGGCAATGTTAAAGCGGATATAGCCCTTTCTGTCGGTAAAGGAAAAGAGTCCGTAATGAAAGCGGTTTTTGCGTTGCGCTTTATTATATAAGGGTTTATTCTGTTTTATCTCGGCCGACTCCTTTAATAGAGCAAGTAGTTCGCTACCGGTAAGCTCATAATCCACATCGGCCACTTCCGCTTTCATTTTCTGCGCTTTTTGTGCCTTGGGATTACCTAAATGTGTAAGCACTCTTTGCTTAATATCCTTACTTTTGCCTATATATATAAGTTCAGCCTTATGGTTATACAAATAATACACTCCTGTTTTATGCGGTAGGTGAGTTAACTTTTCGACGTTCAGTTGTGGATGTAAACCTTTTATCGAAAAAAAATTATTTCCTTCCACAGGCAATAGTACACCCCCATTTTTCTTCAATAAAAGCTCAAACAATGCTACTGTAGCTAAAGCATCCCCCGCTGCTCTATGTCGGGCATTATTGGATATACCCAGTTTATCGCATAAATTACCCAAGCTGTAGGACGAATATCCCGGCATTAAATTACGGCTCAACTTAACTGTACATAGTGTTTCCCTTTCAAACGGATAACCCAAAGCCTCGAATTCGCTTTTTATAAAACCATAATCGAAAACCGCATTGTGTGCTACAAAAACGCTACCTTGCGTAATTTCAACAATACGTTTGGCTACCTCGTAAAACTTAGGGGCCTCCTGAACCATCTGGTTGCTTATACCGGTAAGCTGGGTAATGTAGGCCGGAATAAATTGTTCAGGATTAATCAAAGAAACAAACTCATCGACCACTTTTTTTCCATCGTGCAAATAAATGGCTACTTCGGTAATCTTACCCTTTTTAAAAGTCCCGCCAGTTGTTTCAATGTCGATAATGGTGTACATAACAGCCTTATAATTCTGATCCATTTAATATAAAAGCATAGCTGCCTTTTGTGGTAAAAATAGGAAAAAAATTATTTTAACCAGCAAAGATGTAAAACCGCTCAAATCGCTTGTAAAACTTTGGTTAACTTGAAAATTAATCCTATATTTGTTTTAAGGTATTACAAAGGTAAACCGCATCAGTTTGACCTAGATTGTTAAACTCAACACTATAATAGAACCGAGTAAAGCTGTCTGATCCAAAGGCGGGCCTCACCTTAGGGTTATCGTTCGCGATACGGAGGATTACTGCGGATCGGATGCACTCAAATCCTGTTTACAGGAGTTTAAATAATCAACTTCTGATGCGGCCTTCATAAAAGAGCTACCCACTTCGGTCGGTAGCTCTTTTTCTATTCAATACAAATGCAAGTCAGGGAGGTAAATAGCAAACAGATACATCCCTTGCACGGGCAGGCTGCCTTTTATTGTCTCTTTTATGTCTGCCGGTTTCCTGACTGCCAATGGTAGAAAACAGGGTCATTTACTTTCAATATATAACATACTTTGCAATTGGCTTTTCCGTCATAAAATCCAATCTTTTATACTTATCACTTCTCAATGTACCGCTATGTTATCCTGTTAGTATAGTAAGATGCCTATGCTCCTTTAAACGATAGGCCAAATATACTCCCCCACAACAGAGCAGCGGCGCAGGCATGTGCATACCAAGATAGGGGGCGGCCCGGAATCGGCCGTATATAAATTGACAGATAGCGGTGCCAACTGGGGAAAATTAACGGAGGATATACCCCCAGAAGACATGGGTGGCAGGGGAAATGAAATGCCTAAGCTACGAAAAATGATGGATGATTTAATTGCATCCCACACTCCCGGGCCGGATACCGGAATGGAAATGATTTGAGTGTGCAAAGTTCACAAAAGTTCAAAAGCTAGCGTTCGAGGTAAATACTGCCAAGCCAAATCAAGGTCTGGCGACGCCCTGCCTACTCAGGTATTGGAGAAACATAGAGCGCATCTTTACTTTGTCATGAAGCTTCAACAGAAAGTTAGATGCTACAAATCTTTTAGGAGAACGTTCTTTTCAGACTTATCGCGCAATTGCTTAAAATGATCCGCTACTTTTTTTACTTTGATTAAGCCTTCGGTTTCTTCAAAATGAAGGTTTTCACTTCCATGTTCTTCAATCATATTAAGTACGGTGCTCACCTGAAGTCGGTTTATATCTAAGGCAGGCTGAAAGGTTGCGGGCTCATTGGCGTCACCGGACACCTCCACCAATACCTTGCATTTCACCAGCTCAAATAATATCTCGTTAAGCAGTCGGATAGGCAGCTTCAGTTCTACTGATAACTCCATTGGCGTTAGTGGCTCCTTGCCGGCTTCAAAGCGTTTAACGGCATTATAACTCACTAACAAAGCCACCAGCTTTTTATATTCGGCACTTGCATTTTTAGTATCTATTTCAAACTCGTAACTATTTACGTTTTGCACCGAAAATGATATTTCGGCCCCAAACATTACAATGAGCCAACTGGATTGCATCCATATTAAAAACAGCGGCAACGCGGCAAAGCTTCCGTAAATGGCATTGTAACGGGATACTCCCACCATAAAATGAATAAAGTAATACTGAAGCACCTGAAACAGCACACCAGCCACCACACCACCTACCAAAGCCGAAAGAAAATTAACTTTGGTATTAGGCATAATCAATATTAACATGGTAAAAACAATACAGATAAGTACATAAGGCAGCGTGGATGAAACGATACGGCCAAAATAGCTGAGTGCGGAGTAATCGTTAAATGTACTCGATACGAATACTATCATACTACTGCTCGAAATCAAAAACAACAGGGCTACCAAAACCAAAGCAATATAATCGGTAAACCTGCGTGCAAAATTACGCGCCCGTTTTACTTCCCATATATCATTAAAACTCTGTTCAATATTACCCAACATCTGCATTACCGACCAAAACAATATAACCAGTCCCACACCTATGATTATTCCGCTCTTGGTGCTTTTGATATACATCTCGGCCAAACGTAGTATGTACTCGAGCACTTCTTTTTGACCTACCATTCTATTGCTTAACTCTTGTTTTAAGGTTTCGTCGAAACCGAAACCCAGCGCTATTCCATACAACAGAGCCATCAGCGGCACTACCGACATGAGGGAGTAAAAAGTTAATGCCGATGCTTTTTGCTGACATTTATCTTTAATAAAACCCTTGACAGATAAATAGAGAATTCGAAGTATATTTATGATGATAGAATGCGGACGTGAGAGCTCCACTTTCTGGATCCTCCACATATCCTCGGTGAGATATTGAATAATTTTTGAGAAAGATTCTTTCATTATAAATTACTTGAAAGATAAAAGAAGAAAAAAATAGCAAGTCGATAAGCCGGGTTCTGTCACTCATACATGAGCGGTCTATCATTTGTCTATGCTTATTATTGCTAATAAGCTAAAGCAACCTACCCCTCACAATTGCTTTCGCACCAAGGCGGACCACCCTGTATCTTCCGAAATTGTGATATATTTGGTCTTGCAATCCATTAGTTGCACGGCTACCTGTGTTACCACAAGTACCGGTGGGCTCTTACCCCACCTTTTCACCCTTACCGAACCGTAGTTAGGCGGTTGTTTTCTGTTGCATTACTATACCCTCACGAGTATCTTCCCGTTAGGAAGCATGGCGCCCTGTATTGCCCGGACTTTCCTCCTCAATTAAGCGGCGATAGACTGACTTGCTATTGGTGCAAATGTAATAAAAAACGGTGAAAAAGAGCGCAGAGTGTAAAAACCAATTACTGCTAGTTTTTTGTTAATATTGATAGGCTTGGCAAATGTGCCGTCCCATACGGGACTGGGTTTCTCTTTGGCAGGAATAACTATCCACAATACGTACCCAGCGGCACGCGATGTATCAGATTCACATAATCATTGCGTAAAACAATTGTCCTCAGAGTCTATCCCGATCTTCTAAAAAATTATGTAACGCTGTGTAAAATAATTTCATTAATGGAGCTTTGGCCTATCTTCATTCCTAGCCCAGGACTTACACCTCCTTTTTATCACCTATGTTTCTTCTATTCTATTTGATAGGGTAAATACGCATCCAGCTCTGCCACATAGGCATCCTTATATCCTATGGCTTTGATATTGGCCAATTGTGCTACGGCATCTTTATACGAATAACTCCCTACGGTATAGCGATAGATCTTATCTTTTAAATAAAATTCTTTCACATCCTCTACACCTTTAAAATGGCTGAGGTACACCGGAAATCTAAATGCACTTAATTGTATGGTGTAACGTTTGTTAGGATCAGGTTTAAAACCCCGCTTTATTTTATTTTTGAGTTGATATTTTGCCGTGTTCACAACAAAAGCCTCTACATACCCCAAATCTTTATAGTACACGAGCTCATTTTTGGCTTTGGCATAGGTAGGGAAAGTACCCACGGTATAACGCACATAACCATCGGCACATGAAAACTCACGCGCCTGCTCAATATTGTTAAAAAAAGAGGGTTCGCCTGCAGGATATTTTAATGCTATAATCTGTATGGCGTAATCGTCAGTTTCGGGTACGGAAGATACGCTTACAATGGTTTTTGAAGTTCGCAGAGAAGCTAACTTATCCTTACGCTGCTGTGCCTGCATCCCCGTTAAACAAACAAGCCATATTAAGGCTAAAATACAATTCCTTTTCATCTCTATCCTTATTCTTTAACTTTCCAAACAATTACTTCTATTCGCTTGTTTTTCTGCTGTTCCTCTTCGCTACAGAGTACACCGCGCTTACACCTGTTAACGATATAACGTTCGCCATAACCACGTGGTATAGTTGATTCTTCATCTACTCCTTTATCCTGTAGCATTTGCTGCACCTTTTCGCCCATTTTTTGCGTTTTCAACAGGTTATCGTATTTACTGCCCCTGGCATCGGAATGAGTATTCAGCTTAACTACAATCTGCGGATTACTTTGCAGATAGCCAGCCAGCCTCTCCAAAGTTCTTTTACTTTCTTCTAGCAGCTCGGTACCGTTATAGTACAGTATCATTCCACTAATGTCGTCGAGTACGGTATCGTTGAACATTGGGGTTAGTGCTATTCCGTTTTGGTTAATATCATTAATCTCTGAAATATCCACTATCATTCGTTTTGGGTTAAACTCACCCTCCTTTGTAAATACCAGTTCAAATACTTGCCCCTCTTTTTTAAACTTATCGGGGATGCTGATATTAAAATTACCTTTCGCATCCGAAACCGCTGTACCTATAAGCGTAGCGCTGTTTTTATCTAGCACCTGAACCTGAACCCCTTGTGCTACTTCATTGTTAAAGGTAGATTTTATTTTAGCAGCTACAGCCATTGGAAAAACAGATAAGTTGCTTGCTGTTTCTGCTGGTTCCTCTTTCACCTCCGGTAAGGCCGCTATTTCTATCACATCACCCACCTCCGGATTGTCCTGTTGAGTTTCTTCCTTTTCTTGTTGCAATAGTTCTACATAAAATATATCGTCGTTGGCTCCCCTTCTATTACTCGACAGAAAACCTCTGCTGGGGTCTTTGGGGTTGATGGTATAAGCAAAGTCATCTTTAGGTGAGTTAAAAGGTAGCAACAGATTTTGCGGTTTTTGCCATTTGCCATTTTTAAACTCCGATTTAAAAATATCCAAACCACCATAACCGATATGGCCATCGGATGAGAAAAACAACTCATTGGTTTTGTTAATAGAAGGAAACTCCTCGTTTCCATAGGTATTAACTTCGGGGCCCAGGTTACTCATTGTACCGTATGCTCCACCCCTTAGTCTTTCTACCTTGTAGATATCTTTGCCGCCATAGCCCCCTTTTTTATTCGATACAAAATACAAAAACTTGTCGTCGGGAGATACCGCCGGCATAACACAATCATAATCGATGCTGTTAAAGGGAAGCTCCTCGGATTTACCCCAATCCTTACCATCGTATTGTACTTTAAATATTTTTAGTCTGTTCCCTCCTTTAACCCTAACGGCCAGGGTGTAGTACATCGTGTTGTAATCCGAAGTAAAGGCAATGGCGCCAATATGATATTGAAATTGTAGTTTTTCTGAAAACAGGCGCCCCTCTTGTATCTCATGGTCTATCAAATCAGAATAATAAAGATCTAAAAAAGCTTTTCCGGTTTTATCGAGGTTTTTATTATTGGTATCTTTTGGAGCCGAAGAATATACAACGCCATCCTTATAGTAAACCGTACCAAAGGATTGGCCGGCGGTATAAATAGCAGATGGAATAACCCGCACGTTCTGATCCATTTCGGCATGCTTAACCGCCCATTTACAAGCCGCTATTAAGTCATCCACCTCATCTACTCTTACGCCATCGGCTTTGGCCATTTGGTAGTATTCTATAGCCATTTCGTAACCACCTTCTTTTTGCAGTGTTTTGGCAAAAGTTACCAGATCGTTGCCGGAGAGTTCGTCCATTACTTCGCCAAAAGTATTGAATGCACTTTGCGTATCATTTAGCTCAAAATAACAGGTAGCTATTTTTTTGGTAACATCGGTATTAATTTCTTCGCCTTCTTCCTTGGCTTGGGTATACGATAAAAGTGCCTGATAATATTCGCCTTTATGATAAAGTTTATCGCCTTTTTTTACATATTTGCCTTGCGCCGACAAAATATGGCCGGCCACAAACATCAATAAAAAAATTATATATCGAATTTTCATGATACAAAGATATTAATTCTATAATCAGAAAGCATGCCCTGTTTATGTGTTGTTTACAGGCACAAAGGGTTAAGGGTTACAAATAATTGAGTAATAATTCGTTTAAAAATATCTGATCGATCGCATACCGGCTCTTTTGTTAAAGGTAAAATCGAACTGGATACCTATTTCATGTGATCCATATTTGGCATATTTATTTATGGAACTCAGCGCGTAATCAAAGGAATAGCGTACGGTAAACTGGCGGTTGATAACATATTCCGATAAAAACACCATCTCCGAAACGGAACGGTACGAAAGTCCCAACCAAAGGGCATCGGCAACCAGCACATTGGCCGAAACATCGAATTGCAGTGGTGCCCCATAAACTTCCCTTAGCAGCAACGTTGGCTTAATCTTGACACCGTCCCAGTCAATTACGTAGCCTCCATAGAGATACATGTGCATATTTTTTAGGTCGAGCGTATTTTTATACGTTTCTTCCCCTTCGTCGAAATTATTGGAGAACATTTTGGGTACGGAGAAACCGGCAAAATAATTTTCGCCATAAAAATAAGTTCCAAAACCCACATTCATCCCGAGCTTGGATTCCTTTCCATTAAAAAGCGGATCGCCAAACTGTTCGGTGATAGCCTTGTTGCCATCGTACACACGTGAACTGACACCAAGTTGCAAGCCAAAAGAAAGAAATTTTTCACGATCGATCATCAACTTGTAGGAAGCCGCTGCCATGGCATCGAAATTATTGGAGAAACCAATATTGTCGTTCATTATGCTTACCCCAACACCCAGGTTGGTATCCTCGATGGGACCATGCACGTTTAAGGCCTGATTCATGGGAGCACCATCAAAACCCACCCATTGGCTACGGTGTATCAACAGTCCGCTTATAACATCGCGTGTACCGTTATACGCGGGGTTTAACAAACCCTGGTTGGCAATGTAATGGTTAAATTGCACCATGTCCTGCCCGTAGACAGCACTTGTGGCCAACAGCAAAATAAAACTAATAATTGCTTTTTTAAATGGCATATATATCATGGTCAGTTCAATTATTCAACAATTGTATTTAATGCTCCCCTCACAGTGGGTTATCTGCGTAACTCTATATATCCGTTGTATTCTTTAGTTTCTACCCTGTCACCTATATTCACCTCCA from Saccharicrinis carchari includes these protein-coding regions:
- a CDS encoding plastocyanin/azurin family copper-binding protein, with the protein product MKKIFLALAVTVFMLLSACGGSQTKDNKQASESASMPTTEVLESVTIELEGHDNMKYTGDTKVKVKAGQKIILTLNNVGQLPKEAMGHNVVVLTLGTDVANFGTEAIKAKDDDYIPANLASSIIAHTKLLGPGETDSITFRLDTPGVYDYICTFPGHWATMRGTITVQ
- a CDS encoding PorP/SprF family type IX secretion system membrane protein, which produces MIYMPFKKAIISFILLLATSAVYGQDMVQFNHYIANQGLLNPAYNGTRDVISGLLIHRSQWVGFDGAPMNQALNVHGPIEDTNLGVGVSIMNDNIGFSNNFDAMAAASYKLMIDREKFLSFGLQLGVSSRVYDGNKAITEQFGDPLFNGKESKLGMNVGFGTYFYGENYFAGFSVPKMFSNNFDEGEETYKNTLDLKNMHMYLYGGYVIDWDGVKIKPTLLLREVYGAPLQFDVSANVLVADALWLGLSYRSVSEMVFLSEYVINRQFTVRYSFDYALSSINKYAKYGSHEIGIQFDFTFNKRAGMRSIRYF
- a CDS encoding YihY/virulence factor BrkB family protein — translated: MKESFSKIIQYLTEDMWRIQKVELSRPHSIIINILRILYLSVKGFIKDKCQQKASALTFYSLMSVVPLMALLYGIALGFGFDETLKQELSNRMVGQKEVLEYILRLAEMYIKSTKSGIIIGVGLVILFWSVMQMLGNIEQSFNDIWEVKRARNFARRFTDYIALVLVALLFLISSSSMIVFVSSTFNDYSALSYFGRIVSSTLPYVLICIVFTMLILIMPNTKVNFLSALVGGVVAGVLFQVLQYYFIHFMVGVSRYNAIYGSFAALPLFLIWMQSSWLIVMFGAEISFSVQNVNSYEFEIDTKNASAEYKKLVALLVSYNAVKRFEAGKEPLTPMELSVELKLPIRLLNEILFELVKCKVLVEVSGDANEPATFQPALDINRLQVSTVLNMIEEHGSENLHFEETEGLIKVKKVADHFKQLRDKSEKNVLLKDL
- a CDS encoding OmpA family protein, which encodes MKIRYIIFLLMFVAGHILSAQGKYVKKGDKLYHKGEYYQALLSYTQAKEEGEEINTDVTKKIATCYFELNDTQSAFNTFGEVMDELSGNDLVTFAKTLQKEGGYEMAIEYYQMAKADGVRVDEVDDLIAACKWAVKHAEMDQNVRVIPSAIYTAGQSFGTVYYKDGVVYSSAPKDTNNKNLDKTGKAFLDLYYSDLIDHEIQEGRLFSEKLQFQYHIGAIAFTSDYNTMYYTLAVRVKGGNRLKIFKVQYDGKDWGKSEELPFNSIDYDCVMPAVSPDDKFLYFVSNKKGGYGGKDIYKVERLRGGAYGTMSNLGPEVNTYGNEEFPSINKTNELFFSSDGHIGYGGLDIFKSEFKNGKWQKPQNLLLPFNSPKDDFAYTINPKDPSRGFLSSNRRGANDDIFYVELLQQEKEETQQDNPEVGDVIEIAALPEVKEEPAETASNLSVFPMAVAAKIKSTFNNEVAQGVQVQVLDKNSATLIGTAVSDAKGNFNISIPDKFKKEGQVFELVFTKEGEFNPKRMIVDISEINDINQNGIALTPMFNDTVLDDISGMILYYNGTELLEESKRTLERLAGYLQSNPQIVVKLNTHSDARGSKYDNLLKTQKMGEKVQQMLQDKGVDEESTIPRGYGERYIVNRCKRGVLCSEEEQQKNKRIEVIVWKVKE
- a CDS encoding SPOR domain-containing protein → MKRNCILALIWLVCLTGMQAQQRKDKLASLRTSKTIVSVSSVPETDDYAIQIIALKYPAGEPSFFNNIEQAREFSCADGYVRYTVGTFPTYAKAKNELVYYKDLGYVEAFVVNTAKYQLKNKIKRGFKPDPNKRYTIQLSAFRFPVYLSHFKGVEDVKEFYLKDKIYRYTVGSYSYKDAVAQLANIKAIGYKDAYVAELDAYLPYQIE
- a CDS encoding thioesterase family protein, which translates into the protein MTHSLSPGLNLSQKYTITEQDLASTLKTSQVAYASTPSLIVLIEKVICTLIQDLIGKEKTTVSAEINMKHLIPMAAGEEVTCSVHLKFVEGNKLFFDFALFTTDEDVVAIGAHERAIVKKDEY
- a CDS encoding exonuclease domain-containing protein, with protein sequence MDQNYKAVMYTIIDIETTGGTFKKGKITEVAIYLHDGKKVVDEFVSLINPEQFIPAYITQLTGISNQMVQEAPKFYEVAKRIVEITQGSVFVAHNAVFDYGFIKSEFEALGYPFERETLCTVKLSRNLMPGYSSYSLGNLCDKLGISNNARHRAAGDALATVALFELLLKKNGGVLLPVEGNNFFSIKGLHPQLNVEKLTHLPHKTGVYYLYNHKAELIYIGKSKDIKQRVLTHLGNPKAQKAQKMKAEVADVDYELTGSELLALLKESAEIKQNKPLYNKAQRKNRFHYGLFSFTDRKGYIRFNIARNDGRISPISSFESAKNAKDFLFAKVEEYGLCQKLCGLSDSATACFQYQLNICKGACVGEEPCHKYNSRAQELIELLRYKYDSFLLTDKGRDVDELSVVVVKEGRYMGFGWVAKDAAFSSLDEVVQGITLYSDNQDARILINRFVNDNKQVTVRKF
- the murB gene encoding UDP-N-acetylmuramate dehydrogenase produces the protein MVIQHYALKPHNTFHFNVYADYFSAPKNSDEIIQVLTNPLLRKQPLFILGGGSNVLFKSDFKGFILKPDIQSIRIIKQNEQSVWVEAGAGIDWDSFVAWSVDKGYYGIENLSLIPGNVGASPVQNIGAYGTEIMNVITRVNGIFLDTLEPFSFTNSACDFSYRNSIFKNKLKGKTIITSVEFVLGKQGKIKTDYAGVKEEVFRLGKPTLKNARQAIINIRESKLPDPELVGNAGSFFKNPVVKSAVANAIALDYPDAPIYKVDDQFAKIPAGWMIEQCGWKGKSMGNAAVHKNQALVLINKTGKATGEEMLALALEIERSVKLKFGIEINKEVNVV